A stretch of the Drosophila sulfurigaster albostrigata strain 15112-1811.04 chromosome 2L, ASM2355843v2, whole genome shotgun sequence genome encodes the following:
- the LOC133850263 gene encoding cilia- and flagella-associated protein 91-like has translation MPAQETGVMNVLFEARRMRNSSSTSRHSGSSPRVAPLEVKRVKSKESVQLLVEPPKHAKRVTFSKQKQQQQQQQQQHQQRQQTVVKDSEMQTGLTSCLITNPTLEPRATGGANNPAERKVGWLARTDSECQFKAPGIDFLTERDTNVITFEVKMRDSLQSVKDYTTKCDYFPKFVDKRPFKDQATQTLYRESSAQTLAYLPDIVDKEQSEHLELFNLATLLPGDKPPGLYEVEILERARKRWAFNQALKTNFMQQLHEARESAINSKYRPILEAFEWEQWIEREEYIQECQMMRLKIVIRMFDKRERQMHTASKTRIEEACATIEKRRQHGLNKNEIKYQRAMRRLQIEHSGTSRRWKKQSPMQALGSPCSEFYGPLIRHGVDPARRNFVGDGRKAFDMRIDSLEKRVDMDKLECPFTKLKEWSKPKEYVKEYEQNFCSDKHLQKLYESLKTLRSQATRQKTAPKCLKRRPKVASEVDARISYNYEDVDARDFFMDRARRSDVAELKVGEELSPEQILAIRNFLEDEERRTHSPDIAEQMIRERRTEDLEQLLHIYEGGTIGWIMQFLSEEMERLKEQRKLHFFSILAQKERWRREAAEAGLRQKENNLRILYEDIFQQSNVVNNEVTEDYINTILTTDMAHIAENNAAESVIVLAKQIDADIQRWLDNIKLVQTPLTYEPLRELLRAMVFPDLNTLVIKYEKTLIAKYIIDDVLFGRIWEELETYDIATVIGSDLIDRLIDNDLYLFSTESEGETPRPRTANIEVEAILRKVIRQAVPGRRWKTETERVAHENCNDLFDGIFDRILEEMNRDIEPMEPVELHQAFSRQLISKRDNIRELEEENLQKRRLDETVAEGEIENIMHLKTQVLSLLKKMKGDKITKALDTDEHYLGDAKVKIEDDQSDALVHLHVYKEREKISEVEGDVHSIVSMLDVTNEEHFATVRHPGLETDIADDTSSSRMTYIGVEFGTQTKKRPEDQLIHAFHELIDGTVPSDAYTEYEADDESSWWPRDDYVDEGKEEELLMSTDTVLRQQSSSDASLKGTLKRPAVSRPPSRVGSLPDSKLASQVELPKERIPRATSLLIDEEEDEHPLGNLSSNKTSNTFFDARDTKKFSGVSSHYDLTAPNDEVSQSGKSVKSVKSEDKNSQHRE, from the exons ATGCCAGCTCAAGAGACAGGCGTAATGAATGTGCTCTTCGAGGCACGTCGTATGCGCAACAGCAGCTCGACATCGCGGCACAGCGGCTCCTCGCCCCGCGTTGCACCCCTCGAGGTGAAGCGGGTCAAGTCGAAGGAATCTGTGCAGCTGCTGGTGGAGCCGCCAAAGCATGCCAAGCGTGTGACCTTTAGcaaacagaagcagcagcagcagcagcagcagcagcagcatcagcagcgacaacaaaccGTAGTTAAGGATTCGGAAATGCAGACTGGTTTAACCTCATGTCTGATAACAAATCCCACGCTGGAGCCACGTGCGACAGGCG GTGCCAATAATCCGGCGGAGCGTAAAGTCGGTTGGTTGGCGCGGACGGACAGCGAGTGTCAATTCAAGGCACCGGGCATTGATTTCCTAACGGAACGCGACACAAATGTCATCACATTCGAGGTGAAGATGCGTGATTCATTGCAGAGTGTCAAGGACTATACGACCAAGTGCGATTACTTTCCCAAGTTTGTGGACAAGCGACCCTTCAAGGATCAGGCCACACAAACGCTTTACAG GGAATCTTCGGCACAAACTCTCGCATACTTGCCAGACATTGTGGACAAGGAGCAATCCGAACACCTGGAGCTCTTCAATTTGGCCACGCTGCTGCCGGGCGACAAGCCACCTGGACTCTACGAGGTGGAAATACTCGAAAGAGCACGCAAACGTTGGGCCTTCAATCAGGCGCTGAAGACGAACTTTATGCAGCAGTTGCACGAGGCACGGGAAAGTGCAATCAATAGCAAATATCGTCCCATACTCGAGGCCTTCGAGTGGGAGCAATGGATCGAGCGGGAGGAATACATACAAGAGTGTCAGATGATGCGCTTGAAGATTGTGATACGCATGTTCGACAAGCGAGAAAGGCAAATGCACACGGCTTCAAAGACACGCATAGAGGAAGCATGTGCCACCATTGAGAAGCGTCGCCAGCACGGTCTCAACAAGaacgaaataaaatatcaGCGTGCGATGCGACGCCTGCAGATCGAACACTCGGGCACCTCGCGTCGGTGGAAGAAACAGAGTCCGATGCAGGCGCTGGGATCGCCGTGCTCGGAGTTTTACGGTCCGCTCATACGTCATGGCGTCGATCCGGCGCGTCGCAATTTTGTGGGCGACGGACGCAAGGCATTTGACATGCGCATCGATAGCCTGGAGAAGCGTGTTGATATGGACAAACTGGAGTGTCCGTTCACCAAGCTCAAGGAATGGTCCAAGCCCAAGGAGTATGTGAAGGAGTACGAGCAGAACTTCTGCTCCGACAAGCATCTGCAAAAGCTCTACGAATCGCTGAAGACGCTGCGATCGCAGGCGACGCGCCAGAAGACAGCACCCAAGTGCCTGAAGCGTCGCCCGAAGGTAGCTTCCGAGGTGGATGCGCGCATCAGCTACAACTATGAGGATGTGGATGCTCGCGACTTTTTCATGGATCGCGCACGACGCTCCGACGTCGCTGAATTGAAAGTGGGCGAGGAACTGTCACCCGAGCAAATACTGGCCATACGCAACTTCCTCGAGGATGAGGAGCGACGCACACACAGTCCCGATATTGCGGAGCAAATGATACGCGAGCGTCGGACTGAGGATCTAGAGCAGTTGTTGCACATCTACGAAGGCGGCACCATTGGCTGGATTATGCAATTCCTCTCGGAGGAAATGGAGCGACTCAAGGAGCAGCGTAAGCTGCATTTTTTCTCTATATTAGCCCAAAAGGAGCGTTGGCGTCGCGAAGCTGCCGAGGCTGGTCTACGCCAGAAGGAGAATAATTTACGCATACTTTACGAGGACATCTTTCAGCAGAGTAATGTGGTTAATAACGAGGTGACCGAGGACTATATCAACACCATATTGACCACAGATATGGCGCATATTGCCGAGAACAATGCGGCTGAGTCTGTGATTGTTTTGGCCAAACAAATCGATGCGGATATTCAGCGGTGGTTGGACAACATTAAACTGGTGCAAACACCGCTGACCTACGAGCCTTTGCGTGAACTATTGCGTGCCATGGTCTTTCCCGACCTCAACACTCTGGTGATCAAGTATGAGAAGACTCTGATAGCCAAGTACATCATAGACGATGTGCTCTTTGGGCGCATCTGGGAAGAGTTGGAAACTTATGACATTGCAACCGTGATTGGCAGTGATCTCATCGATCGTTTGATTGACAatgatttgtatttgttttcgACGGAAAGTGAAGGCGAAACACCGCGTCCACGCACAGCCAACATCGAAGTGGAGGCCATACTGCGAAAGGTCATCAGGCAGGCGGTGCCAGGAAGACGCTGGAAGACGGAAACGGAACGCGTAGCACACGAGAATTGCAACGATCTGTTTGATGGGATTTTCGATCGGATTCTGGAGGAAATGAATCGGGATATTGAACCCATGGAACCGGTGGAATTGCATCAGGCCTTCTCACGACAATTGATTAGCAAACGTGATAATATACGTGAATTGGAGGAGGAGAATTTGCAGAAACGGAGATTGGATGAAACCGTTGCTGAAGGTGAAATCGAGAATATTATGCATTTGAAGACGCAAGTTTTGTCGCTGCTTAAGAAGATGAAGGGCGATAAGATCACAAAAGCTTTGGATACCGATGAGCATTATTTGGGTGATGCTAAAGTGAAGATCGAGGATGATCAAAGCGATGCATTGGTGCATTTGCACGTCTACAAGGAGAGGGAAAAAATATCCGAAGTTGAGGGTGATGTGCACAGCATTGTCAGCATGTTGGATGTGACCAATGAGGAGCATTTTGCTACCGTCAGGCATCCGGGACTGGAGACGGACATTGCTGACGATACGAGCAGTTCCAGGATGACATACATTGGCGTGGAGTTTGGCACACAGACCAAAAAAAGACCGGAGGATCAATTGATACACGCGTTTCACGAGCTCATCGACGGCACCGTGCCCAGTGATGCGTACACGGAATACGAGGCCGATGACGAGAGCAGCTGGTGGCCTCGAGATGACTACGTTGACGAGGGCAAAGAGGAGGAGCTGCTTATGAGTACAGACACTGTTTTGCGACAACAATCGTCATCGGATGCGTCATTAAAGGGAACATTGAAGCGGCCAGCTGTATCGCGACCTCCATCGAGAGTTGGATCGTTACCTGATTCAAAGCTAGCATCGCAAGTAGAATTGCCAAAGGAGCGAATCCCAAGGGCCACAAGTCTGCTGATcgacgaagaagaagacgagCATCCTTTGGGAAATCTTTCCTCGAATAAAACATCGAATACGTTCTTCGATGCGAGGGACACTAAGAAATTTAGTGGCGTGTCCAGCCATTATGATCTAACGGCTCCCAACGACGAAGTATCGCAGTCAGGAAAAAGCGTAAAGTCTGTGAAAAGCGAAGACAAAAATTCCCAACATCGCGAATAG